The DNA region CTGGCCCTGGCTCTGGCCGCCCTGGTCCTGGCCCCCGGTCGGGCCCTGGCTCTGGCCGCCCTGGTCCTGACCGCCGGTGGGCCCCTGGTTCTGGCCCTGGTTCTGCCCCTGGTTCTGGCCGCCCTGGTCGCCGCCGGTCGCGCCGCCGTCGGCAGCGCCGCCCGTGTCCTCTTCGCCGCCGGTGGCGCCGCCCGTGTTCTCGTCCGGGTCCGGCTCCTCGGCGCCCTCCGACGGATCGGGCTGCACCGGCACGTCCGCGCCCTCCTCCAGCTCCAGGTCGAACTCCTTCACCGGCTTGCCCTCAAGGGCCTCCTTGGTGAACTGGGCCCAGATCCGCGCCGGATAGCCGCCGCCGTTGATGCGCCGCTCGCCGAGCGCGCCGTACAGCGGCGTCTGCACGGCCGTCTTCGGGTCCTGGCCCATCACGGCCACGACCGTCGCCAGGTCCGGCGTGTAGCCCGCGAACCAGGCCGCCTTGTCCTCCTCGGCCGTACCCGTCTTGCCCGCCGCCGGGCGGCCCGCGGCGAGCGCCGCCGTGCCCGTGCCGGAGTCGACGACGCTGCGCAGGATCGACGTGGTGGTGTCCGCGGCCTCGCGGCTCACCGCCGTCTTCTCGCCCCGCTCCGGCAGCGCGACGTCCGCGCCGTCCTTGGTGATCTTCTCGACGAGCGTGTACGAGCCGTGCTGGCCGTGGTTCGCGAGCGTCGCGTACGCCTCCGTCATGTCGAGCACCGACGCCGTGGACGGGCCGAGCGCGATGGACGGGGACGCCGTGAGGTCGGGGGTCTTCTCCGGCACGCCGAGCGCGACCGCGGTGTCCTTGACCCGGTCGGAGCCCACGTCGACGGCCATCTGCGCGTACACCGAGTTCACGGACTTGTCCGTGGCCTCGCGCACGGTGATGTCGCCGTACTGGCCGTCGTCCTCGTTGGCGGGCGCGTACTGGCCGCCGTCCCAGCCCTGCACCGGACGCCGGTTGTTGCCGTCGTAGATCGTGTTCGGCGTGATCGGGGTGCCGGACTGCGTGGTCGAGCCGTTCTGCACGGCCGAGGTGAACACGAACGGCTTGAAGGTCGAGCCGACCTGGTAGTCCCGCCGGGTGGCGTTGTTGACGAACTGCTTGGTGTAGTCGATGCCGCCGTACATCGCGACGACCTTGCCGGTCTTCGGGTCCACGGACGCGCCGCCCACCCGCACGTTCCGGTCGATCTTGCGGGCCTTCTTGTCGAGCTTCGACATCACCTGGTCGTCGACGGCCTTCACGAACGCGTCCTGCCGGGGCTTCTGCAGGGTCGTCGTGATGCGGTAGCCGCCCCGGTGCAGGGCGTCCTCCTCGATGACCTTGTTCTCGATGAGGTAGTCCTCGACGGCCTTGACCACATAGCCGCGCTGCCCGGACAGGTCCTGGTTGCCCCTGGCCTGCTCCGGCTCCGGGAACTTCTGCTTCTTGCGGTCGGCGGAGGGCAGCCAGCCCTCCTTGACCATGCCGTTCAGGACGTAGTTCCAGCGGCCCACCGCGTTGGCCTTGTTCTCCGGGTGCGCCGCCACGTCGTAGGCGTTCGGGGCGTTCACGAGCGTCGCGAGGTACGCGCCCTGGCCGACGGTCAGGTCCTCGACGTCCTTGCCGTAGTACGCCTGGGCGGCGGCCTGCACGCCGTAGGCGTTGCGGCCGAAGTAGCTGGTGTTCAGATAGCCCTGCAGGATGTCGTCCTTGCTCACCTCGCGGTCCAGCTTGATCGAGATGAAGAACTCCTTCACCTTGCGGGTGACCGTCTGCTCCTGGCCCAGGTAGTAGTTCTTCACGTACTGCTGGGTGATCGTCGAGCCGGACTGCTTGCCCTTGCCGGTGACGGTGTTCCAGGCGGCGCGGAGCATCGCCTTCGGGTCGACGGCGGACTCGCCGTAGAAGTCCCGGTCCTCCGCCGCGAGCACGGCGTGCTGCACATGCTTGGGGACCTTGGACAGCGGGACGTTCTCGCGGTTCATGCCCCTGCTGTCGTCGCGGGCCAGCTCGGTGCCGTCGGCGTACAGGTAGACGTTGGCCTGCTTGGTGGCCGTGGCGTTCGCGGGCGGGATGTCGATCAGCAGATAGCCCGCGGTGAAGCCGCCCACGCACAGCAGGACCACGAAGATGAACCCGGCGAGCACCATCCGCCAGGTCGGGAAGAGGCGCCGCCAGCCCTTGCGCTTGGGGCGCTTCTTCTTGCCCGCCTTGGCTGCCTTGCCGGTGCCGCCGTCACCGGGCGCGTCGGCGGCGGCCACGGAAGCGGCGGCGCCCTCGGCCCCGGCCGCTCCCTGCTCGGGCTCGCGCGGGGCCCAGCCCTGGTGCTGCTGCCCCTGGCTCTTGCCAGGACCCTGCCCCGCTCCCTGAGGGCCGGCGGGCACGGGCCGCAGCTGCTGGGTGGAGGGGTCGGGGGCGCCCTGAGGCGAGCCCTTGGGTGCGCCCTTGGGCGCGGAGCCCTGGGGACGGCCGAGCGGGCGGAGCTGCTGCGTGGAGGGGCCGCCGTCGGGAACGCTGGGTGTGCCAGGGGCGCCCTTCGGCGGTGTCGGTCCCTCGGCGGGCCCGTCCTTCCGGGCAGCGGGTTCGCTCGGCCGGGCGGTGGGCTCCTCCTGCCCCTCGCCCGGCTGCCGCTGTGGCTCGTCGCTGCTCATGTCTCGCGGAACTCCCGGTTCGCGTCGTACATCTCGTACGCCTCATACATCCTGTACGCCTCGTACGACCCATTGCACACTGTCGCCGCATGCCTTTCCGGCCAGGCACGCTCCGCGGAGCGAAAATGCCTGGCACGGTCGGCCCCGACCGCACTACGCTCCTGCGCTTTGGCCCGGGCACGGGCCCGGGCGCGGTGGCCTGGAGCGGTACGAGGCTCTCTGAAAGGGATGTGCGTGAGATCAGGACGGTTCCGCCTGTACGCGGCCGTCGCCGCCGGCAGCTTCCGGCGATTCGCCACGTACCGGATCGCGACCATGGCCGGTGTGTTCACCAACACGGTCTTCGGAGTGATCCTGACCTACACCTATATTGCCCTGTGGGACGAGAAGCCTGGACTTGGAGGATACGACCAGGCGCAGGCTCTCACGTACGTGTGGCTCGGGCAGGCGCTCCTGACGACCGTCGCGGTGATGGGCGGCGGCTTCGAGGACGAGCTGATGCGGCGCATCCGCACGGGCGACATCGCCATCGACCTGTACCGCCCGGCCGACCTCCAGACGTGGTGGCTCGCCGGGGACCTGGGCCGGGCGCTGTTCCAGTTGCTCGCGCGCGGTGTGGCGCCGATGCTGTTCGGCGCGGTCATCTTTCAACTCGCTCTTCCGGGGGACGTGTTGACGTGGCTGGCCACGGCGCTCGCCGTGCTGCTCGGGGTGGTCGTCAGCTTCGCGCTGCGCTTCCTGGTGGCGCTCAGCGCCTTCTGGCTCCTCGACGGCACCGGAGTCGCCCAGATCGCGTGGCTCGCGAGCACCTTCTTCTCCGGGATGCTGCTGCCCCTGAACGTCTTCCCCGGCGCCCTCGGTGAGGTCGCCCGCGCGCTGCCCTGGTCGGCGCTGATCCAGGTGCCCGCCGACGTGCTGCTCGGCGAGCGCTCGGGCGCGGAGCTGGCGGCGGCGTACGCCTTCCAGGCCGGGTGGGCGGCCGTGCTGCTCGCGGCGGGGCGGCTGCTGCAGGCCGTGGCGACACGGCGGGTGGTGGTGCAGGGTGGCTGAGGGGGCCTGGCAGGGGCGGACGCGGGGGCCGGAGGGGGAGCAGGAGCTGGAGGCGAAGCAGGGACAGGGGCAGGGGCAGGGACAGGGGCAAGGGCAGGGACAGGGACAGGAGCGGGAGCAGGAGCAGGAGTGGGGCGGGCGGCCGTCCGGACTGCGGGCGGGCAGCGCCGACGGGCCGCTGGAGCGGGCCCGGGACGGGCTGCGCGCCTACCGGATGATCACCGCGATGTGGATCCGCTCCACCCTCGCCTACCGCGCGTCCTTCGCCATGACGGCCCTCGGCAACCTCACGGCGACCGCCCTCGACTTCGTCGCGATCCTGCTGATGTTCTCCCAGGTCGACGTGCTCGGCGGCTACCGGCTCCCCGAGGTCGCCTTCCTCTACGGCGCGGCCTCCAGCGCCTTCGGCCTCGCCGACCTCGCCATCGGCTCCATGGACCGGCTCGGCCGACGGGTGCGCGACGGCACCCTCGACACCCTCCTGGTGCGGCCCGCTCCGGTGCTCGCTCAGGTCGCGGCGGACCAGTTCGCGCTGCGCAGGCTGGGGCGGGTGGTGCAGGGGCTCTTGATCCTCGGGTACGCCTGCGCCGCCCTCGACATTGCCTGGACGCCCCTGAAGGTGCTGCTCGTCCCGCTGATGCTGGTCAGCGGCGCGGGGATCTTCATGGCCGTGTTCGTGGCGGGCGCGGCCTTCCAGTTCGTCGCGCAGGACGCCTCGGAGGTGCAGAACGCCTTCACCTACGGCGGCAACACGCTCCTGCAGTACCCGCCGTCCGTCTTCGGCAAGGACCTGGTGCGCGGCGCCACCTTCCTGGTGCCCATCGCCTTCGTGAACTGGCTGCCCGGCCTGTACGTGCTCGGCCGCCCCTATCCGCTCGGCCTGCCCTCGTGGGCCGCCTTCACGCCGCCCCTGGTGGCCGCGGGGTGCTGCGCGCTCGCGGGCCTCGCGTGGCGCGCGGGACTCCGTTCGTACCGCAGCACAGGGAGCTGATACGTCATGGACACGGTCCTGGACCCCGGCCCGGACGCCGACTTCATCGCGCTCGACGGGATCGAGAAGATCTTCGACGTACGCCGGAGGACCGGCTTCCTGCGCCGCGAGCGGCACCAGGTGCGGGCCGTCGACGGCATCACCTTCCGGGTGCCGCGCGGTGAGATGGTCGGCTACATCGGGCCCAACGGCGCGGGCAAGTCCACCACCATCAAGATGCTGACCGGCATCCTCACGCCCAGCGGCGGCCGGCTGCGGGTCGCGGGCATCGACCCGGCCCGTGAGCGCACCCGGCTCGCCCGCCGCATCGGGGTGGTCTTCGGCCAGCGCACCACCCTGTGGTGGGACCTGCCGCTCATCGACTCGTACCGCCTGATGCACCGCATGTACCGCATCCCCGACCGGCGCTACGCCGAGAACCTGGACCGGTGCGTGGAACTCCTCGACCTGGGCGACCTGTTGGACGTGCCGGTGCGTCAGCTCTCCCTCGGCCAGCGGATGCGCGGTGACATCGCGGCGGCGCTCCTGCACGACCCCGAGGTGCTCTACCTCGACGAGCCGACGATCGGCCTCGACGTCGTCAGCAAGGCGAAGGTCCGCGGCTTCCTGCGCGACCTGAACGCCGAGTCCGGCACGACCGTGCTCCTGACCACCCACGACCTCACCGACATCGAGCAGCTGTGCAAGCGCGTCATGGTCATCGACCACGGGCGGCTGATGTACGACGGGCCGCTGGCCGGGCTGCACGAGGTGGGCGCGAGCGAACGCACCCTCGTGGTCGACCTGGAACACGAACTTCCGCCCCTGGAGGTCGAGTCGGCCCGGGTCGTGAAGGTCGACGGGCCCCGGCAGTGGCTGGCGTTCCCGGCCGCCGCGTCCGCCGCGCCGCTGGTCGCCGCGGTCGCGGAGCGCTATCCCCTCGTCGACCTGTCCGTGCGCGAGCCCGACATCGAGGCCGTCATTGCCAAGATGTACGCGGACCGGGGGACCTCGTAGGCTGCGGGTGCCGCGTACTTCCAGGGACGCCCCCGGGCCCGCGGCAGGAGAAGCAGGTCGGCCGGATTCACCGGCACGGACATCACGAGGTGAACCTCAGCATGACGGACGCCGAGCCCACGCCGCCGAAGAAGCTGCCCGAAGCCGCCGGGCGGGACTCCGCGCAGCCGCCCGCCGCCGAGGTCAGCCCTGCCGAGGTCAGCCCCGCCGAGGTCAGCCCCGCCGAGGTCAGCCCCACCGAGCTGCGGGCCTCCGACGCCGACCGCGAGAAGGTCGCCGACGCGCTGCGCGAGGCGCTGGCCGAGGGGCGCCTCGACATGGAGGAGTTCGGCGAACGCCTCGACGCGGCCTACCGCGCCCGCACCTACGGCGAACTCGCTCCCCTCACCCGGGACCTGCCGTCCGCCGTCACCCCCGGACCCAAGGTGTCCATGGTCAAGCGCTCCGGCGGCGCGGACAGCGACGAGATCGACTGGGACGAGCGGATCGTCGGGGGCGAGCCCTCGTCCAGCGGGGGCTTCGCGATCTGGGGCGGGTTCAACCGCAAGGGCGGCTGGACGATCGGGCGGCTCTTCACGTCCTTCGTGATGTGGGGCGGCGGCGAGATCGACCTGCGCGAGGCGCGGTTCGCCGAGCGGGACGTCGTCATCCGGTGCTTCGCCCTCATGGGCGGCATCCAGGTCACCGTGCCGCCCGAGCTGAACGTCACCGTCAAGGGCTTC from Streptomyces flavofungini includes:
- a CDS encoding transglycosylase domain-containing protein, with translation MSSDEPQRQPGEGQEEPTARPSEPAARKDGPAEGPTPPKGAPGTPSVPDGGPSTQQLRPLGRPQGSAPKGAPKGSPQGAPDPSTQQLRPVPAGPQGAGQGPGKSQGQQHQGWAPREPEQGAAGAEGAAASVAAADAPGDGGTGKAAKAGKKKRPKRKGWRRLFPTWRMVLAGFIFVVLLCVGGFTAGYLLIDIPPANATATKQANVYLYADGTELARDDSRGMNRENVPLSKVPKHVQHAVLAAEDRDFYGESAVDPKAMLRAAWNTVTGKGKQSGSTITQQYVKNYYLGQEQTVTRKVKEFFISIKLDREVSKDDILQGYLNTSYFGRNAYGVQAAAQAYYGKDVEDLTVGQGAYLATLVNAPNAYDVAAHPENKANAVGRWNYVLNGMVKEGWLPSADRKKQKFPEPEQARGNQDLSGQRGYVVKAVEDYLIENKVIEEDALHRGGYRITTTLQKPRQDAFVKAVDDQVMSKLDKKARKIDRNVRVGGASVDPKTGKVVAMYGGIDYTKQFVNNATRRDYQVGSTFKPFVFTSAVQNGSTTQSGTPITPNTIYDGNNRRPVQGWDGGQYAPANEDDGQYGDITVREATDKSVNSVYAQMAVDVGSDRVKDTAVALGVPEKTPDLTASPSIALGPSTASVLDMTEAYATLANHGQHGSYTLVEKITKDGADVALPERGEKTAVSREAADTTTSILRSVVDSGTGTAALAAGRPAAGKTGTAEEDKAAWFAGYTPDLATVVAVMGQDPKTAVQTPLYGALGERRINGGGYPARIWAQFTKEALEGKPVKEFDLELEEGADVPVQPDPSEGAEEPDPDENTGGATGGEEDTGGAADGGATGGDQGGQNQGQNQGQNQGPTGGQDQGGQSQGPTGGQDQGGQSQGQDQGQTQGQTQGPTGGGADGGAADGGAAQGGQQGALGGLTQGTATGPRGRGDD
- a CDS encoding ABC transporter permease, translating into MCVRSGRFRLYAAVAAGSFRRFATYRIATMAGVFTNTVFGVILTYTYIALWDEKPGLGGYDQAQALTYVWLGQALLTTVAVMGGGFEDELMRRIRTGDIAIDLYRPADLQTWWLAGDLGRALFQLLARGVAPMLFGAVIFQLALPGDVLTWLATALAVLLGVVVSFALRFLVALSAFWLLDGTGVAQIAWLASTFFSGMLLPLNVFPGALGEVARALPWSALIQVPADVLLGERSGAELAAAYAFQAGWAAVLLAAGRLLQAVATRRVVVQGG
- a CDS encoding ABC transporter permease, which gives rise to MRAGSADGPLERARDGLRAYRMITAMWIRSTLAYRASFAMTALGNLTATALDFVAILLMFSQVDVLGGYRLPEVAFLYGAASSAFGLADLAIGSMDRLGRRVRDGTLDTLLVRPAPVLAQVAADQFALRRLGRVVQGLLILGYACAALDIAWTPLKVLLVPLMLVSGAGIFMAVFVAGAAFQFVAQDASEVQNAFTYGGNTLLQYPPSVFGKDLVRGATFLVPIAFVNWLPGLYVLGRPYPLGLPSWAAFTPPLVAAGCCALAGLAWRAGLRSYRSTGS
- a CDS encoding ABC transporter ATP-binding protein, which encodes MDTVLDPGPDADFIALDGIEKIFDVRRRTGFLRRERHQVRAVDGITFRVPRGEMVGYIGPNGAGKSTTIKMLTGILTPSGGRLRVAGIDPARERTRLARRIGVVFGQRTTLWWDLPLIDSYRLMHRMYRIPDRRYAENLDRCVELLDLGDLLDVPVRQLSLGQRMRGDIAAALLHDPEVLYLDEPTIGLDVVSKAKVRGFLRDLNAESGTTVLLTTHDLTDIEQLCKRVMVIDHGRLMYDGPLAGLHEVGASERTLVVDLEHELPPLEVESARVVKVDGPRQWLAFPAAASAAPLVAAVAERYPLVDLSVREPDIEAVIAKMYADRGTS
- a CDS encoding DUF1707 SHOCT-like domain-containing protein — its product is MTDAEPTPPKKLPEAAGRDSAQPPAAEVSPAEVSPAEVSPAEVSPTELRASDADREKVADALREALAEGRLDMEEFGERLDAAYRARTYGELAPLTRDLPSAVTPGPKVSMVKRSGGADSDEIDWDERIVGGEPSSSGGFAIWGGFNRKGGWTIGRLFTSFVMWGGGEIDLREARFAERDVVIRCFALMGGIQVTVPPELNVTVKGFGIMGGFGDDATGPGTPGSPRVVVTGFALMGGVAVERKLRKQVRARLKAERRELQARRREERHALHERRREERRRD